In Pseudomonas fluorescens NCIMB 11764, a single window of DNA contains:
- a CDS encoding aspartate aminotransferase family protein, whose protein sequence is MTSNNPQTREWQTLSNDHHLAPFSDFKQLKEKGPRIITNAKGVYLWDSEGNKILDGMAGLWCVAIGYGRDELADAASKQMRELPYYNLFFQTAHPPVLELAKAIADIAPEGMNHVFFTGSGSEGNDTMLRMVRHYWAIKGQPKKKVIISRKNGYHGSTVAGASLGGMTYMHEQGDLPIPGIVHIAQPYWFGEGGDMTPEEFGVWAANQLEEKILEIGVDNVGAFIAEPIQGAGGVIIPPDTYWPRIKEILAKYDILFVADEVICGFGRTGEWFGTDFYDLKPDMMTIAKGLTSGYIPMGGLIVRDEVVAVLNEGGDFNHGFTYSGHPVAAAVALENIRILREEKIIEHVHAETAPYLQKRLRELNDHPLVGEVRGVGLLGAIELVQDKATRKRYEGKGVGMICRTFCFDNGLIMRAVGDTMIIAPPLVITKAEIDELVTKARKCLDLTLSALQG, encoded by the coding sequence ATGACCAGCAACAACCCGCAAACCCGTGAATGGCAAACCCTGAGCAACGATCACCACCTGGCCCCGTTCAGCGATTTCAAGCAGCTGAAAGAGAAAGGCCCGCGGATCATCACCAACGCCAAGGGCGTTTACCTGTGGGACAGCGAAGGCAACAAGATCCTCGACGGCATGGCCGGCCTGTGGTGCGTAGCGATCGGCTACGGTCGCGATGAACTGGCGGATGCCGCCAGCAAGCAAATGCGCGAGCTGCCTTACTACAACCTATTCTTCCAGACCGCTCACCCGCCGGTGTTGGAGCTGGCCAAGGCCATCGCCGACATCGCACCTGAAGGCATGAACCACGTGTTCTTCACCGGTTCCGGTTCCGAAGGCAACGACACCATGCTGCGCATGGTTCGCCACTATTGGGCGATCAAGGGTCAGCCGAAGAAGAAAGTCATCATCAGCCGCAAGAACGGTTATCACGGTTCCACCGTGGCCGGCGCGAGCCTGGGTGGCATGACCTACATGCACGAACAGGGCGACTTGCCGATCCCGGGCATCGTCCACATCGCCCAGCCGTACTGGTTCGGTGAAGGCGGCGACATGACACCGGAAGAGTTCGGTGTGTGGGCGGCCAACCAGCTGGAAGAGAAGATTCTGGAAATCGGCGTGGACAACGTCGGTGCCTTTATTGCCGAGCCGATCCAGGGTGCCGGCGGCGTGATCATTCCGCCAGACACTTACTGGCCGCGCATCAAGGAAATCCTCGCCAAGTACGACATCCTGTTCGTGGCGGACGAAGTGATCTGTGGTTTCGGCCGCACCGGTGAGTGGTTCGGTACCGATTTCTACGACCTCAAGCCCGACATGATGACCATCGCCAAAGGCCTGACATCCGGTTACATCCCGATGGGTGGCCTGATCGTGCGTGACGAAGTGGTGGCGGTGCTCAACGAAGGCGGGGACTTCAACCACGGCTTCACCTACTCCGGTCACCCGGTAGCGGCCGCGGTAGCACTGGAAAACATCCGCATCCTGCGCGAAGAAAAAATTATCGAGCACGTTCATGCCGAAACGGCACCCTATTTGCAAAAGCGTCTACGGGAATTGAACGATCACCCGTTGGTGGGGGAAGTGCGAGGGGTCGGTCTGTTGGGGGCCATCGAACTGGTTCAGGACAAGGCCACGCGCAAACGTTACGAAGGCAAGGGCGTCGGCATGATCTGCCGTACGTTCTGCTTCGACAACGGCCTGATCATGCGTGCCGTGGGGGACACCATGATCATTGCTCCGCCACTGGTGATTACCAAGGCTGAAATCGATGAACTGGTAACCAAGGCCCGCAAGTGCCTGGACCTGACGCTGAGTGCGTTGCAGGGCTAA
- the ssuC gene encoding aliphatic sulfonate ABC transporter permease SsuC, which translates to MKKIIHNLAPWVLPVLLLAVWQLSVSAGWLSTRILPAPIAVIEAGVSLVRSGEIWTHLAISGWRAALGFTLGGSIGLALGFITGLSKWGERLLDSSVQMIRNVPHLALIPLVILWFGIDESAKIFLVALGTLFPIYLNTYHGIRNVDPALVEMARSYGLSGFRLFRQVILPGALPSILVGVRFALGFMWLTLIVAETISASAGIGYLAMNAREFLQTDVVVLAILMYAVLGKLADLAARGLERVWLRWHPAYQVAKGGAA; encoded by the coding sequence ATGAAGAAAATCATCCACAACCTTGCGCCCTGGGTGTTGCCGGTTTTGCTGTTGGCGGTGTGGCAGTTGTCAGTGTCGGCGGGCTGGTTGTCGACACGGATCCTGCCGGCGCCGATCGCGGTGATTGAGGCCGGCGTGAGCCTGGTACGCAGCGGCGAAATCTGGACGCACCTGGCGATCAGCGGCTGGCGTGCGGCGCTGGGCTTCACCCTTGGCGGCAGCATCGGACTGGCGCTGGGCTTCATCACCGGTCTGTCGAAGTGGGGCGAACGCCTGCTCGACAGTTCGGTGCAGATGATCCGCAACGTGCCACACCTGGCGCTGATTCCACTGGTGATCCTGTGGTTCGGCATCGATGAGTCGGCGAAGATTTTTCTGGTGGCGCTGGGCACGTTGTTCCCGATCTACCTCAACACCTATCACGGCATTCGCAACGTCGATCCGGCGCTGGTGGAGATGGCACGCAGCTATGGCTTGTCCGGTTTCAGGCTGTTCCGTCAGGTGATCCTGCCGGGTGCATTGCCTTCGATTCTGGTCGGCGTGCGTTTTGCGCTGGGCTTCATGTGGCTGACCTTGATCGTCGCTGAAACCATTTCCGCGAGTGCGGGCATCGGTTACCTGGCGATGAATGCCCGGGAGTTTTTGCAGACCGACGTGGTGGTGCTGGCGATCCTGATGTATGCGGTGCTCGGCAAACTCGCCGACCTCGCAGCCCGTGGACTTGAGCGCGTCTGGCTGCGCTGGCATCCGGCGTATCAGGTTGCCAAGGGAGGTGCAGCATGA
- a CDS encoding glutamine synthetase family protein: MSVPPRAVQLNEANAFLKEHPEVLYVDLLIADMNGVVRGKRIERTSLHKVYEKGINLPASLFALDINGSTVESTGLGLDIGDADRICYPIPDTLCNEPWQKRPTAQLLMTMHELEGDPFFADPREVLRQVVTKFDEMGLTICAAFELEFYLIDQENVNGRPQPPRSPISGKRPHSTQVYLIDDLDEYVDCLQDILEGAKEQGIPADAIVKESAPAQFEVNLHHVADPIKACDYAVLLKRLIKNIAYDHEMDTTFMAKPYPGQAGNGLHVHISILDKDGKNIFASEDPEQNAALRHAIGGVLETLPAQMAFLCPNVNSYRRFGAQFYVPNSPCWGLDNRTVAIRVPTGSSDAVRIEHRVAGADANPYLLMASVLAGVHHGLTNKIEPGAPVEGNSYEQNEQSLPNNLRDALRELDDSEVMAKYIDPKYIDIFVACKESELEEFEHSISDLEYNWYLHTV, encoded by the coding sequence ATGTCGGTACCCCCGCGTGCCGTTCAGCTTAACGAAGCGAACGCGTTCCTTAAGGAACATCCTGAGGTTCTGTACGTTGACCTTCTGATTGCGGATATGAATGGTGTGGTGCGCGGCAAGCGCATTGAACGCACCAGTCTCCACAAGGTTTACGAGAAAGGCATCAACCTGCCGGCCTCTCTATTTGCTCTGGATATCAATGGCTCGACGGTGGAAAGCACCGGCCTGGGCCTGGACATCGGCGATGCTGACCGAATCTGCTATCCAATCCCTGACACCCTGTGCAATGAGCCCTGGCAGAAGCGCCCGACCGCGCAACTGTTGATGACCATGCACGAACTCGAAGGTGACCCTTTCTTCGCCGATCCTCGCGAAGTCCTGCGTCAGGTCGTGACCAAGTTCGACGAGATGGGCCTGACCATCTGCGCCGCCTTTGAGCTTGAGTTCTACCTGATCGACCAGGAAAACGTGAACGGTCGTCCGCAACCTCCACGTTCGCCCATTTCCGGCAAACGCCCGCATTCGACTCAGGTGTACCTGATCGACGACCTCGACGAATACGTCGACTGCCTCCAGGACATTCTGGAAGGTGCGAAAGAGCAAGGCATCCCTGCCGACGCGATCGTCAAGGAGAGTGCCCCGGCGCAGTTCGAAGTGAACCTGCACCACGTGGCCGACCCGATCAAGGCCTGCGACTACGCGGTCCTGCTCAAGCGACTGATCAAGAACATCGCCTACGACCATGAGATGGACACCACCTTCATGGCCAAGCCTTACCCGGGCCAGGCGGGCAACGGTCTGCATGTACACATTTCGATTCTTGATAAAGATGGCAAAAACATTTTTGCCAGCGAGGATCCCGAGCAGAACGCCGCACTGCGTCACGCGATCGGCGGTGTGCTCGAGACCCTGCCGGCGCAGATGGCTTTCCTCTGCCCGAACGTCAACTCCTACCGTCGTTTCGGCGCACAGTTCTACGTGCCGAATTCGCCGTGCTGGGGCCTGGACAACCGCACCGTAGCGATCCGCGTGCCGACCGGTTCTTCCGATGCCGTGCGCATCGAGCACCGTGTAGCCGGTGCCGACGCCAACCCGTATCTGTTGATGGCTTCGGTCCTGGCAGGCGTGCACCACGGCCTGACCAACAAGATCGAGCCGGGCGCACCCGTGGAAGGCAACTCCTACGAGCAGAACGAGCAAAGCCTGCCGAACAACCTGCGCGATGCGTTGCGCGAGCTGGACGACAGCGAAGTCATGGCCAAGTACATCGATCCGAAGTACATCGATATCTTCGTGGCCTGCAAGGAAAGTGAGCTGGAGGAGTTCGAACACTCCATCTCCGACCTTGAGTACAACTGGTATCTGCATACCGTTTAA
- a CDS encoding TOBE domain-containing protein, whose product MTIKAINVRNQFKGSIKEIVLGDVLSEIDVQTASGIVTSVITTRSVKELELVVGSEVIAFVKSTEVSIAKL is encoded by the coding sequence ATGACTATCAAGGCCATCAACGTTCGTAACCAGTTCAAAGGCTCGATCAAGGAAATCGTCCTGGGTGACGTGCTGTCGGAAATCGACGTGCAGACCGCTTCCGGCATTGTCACTTCGGTGATCACCACCCGTTCGGTCAAGGAGCTGGAATTGGTGGTCGGGAGCGAAGTGATTGCGTTTGTGAAATCCACCGAGGTGTCGATCGCCAAGTTGTGA
- a CDS encoding glutamine synthetase family protein, which produces MSNNLDQLTDWLKDHKITEVECMIADLTGITRGKISPTNKFIAEKGMRLPESVLLQTVTGDYVEDDIYYELLDPADIDMICRPDQNAVYLVPWSIEPTAQVIHDTYDKQGNPIELSPRNVLKKVLKLYADKGWQPIVAPEMEFYLTKRSDDPDYPLQPPIGRSGRPEIGRQSFSIEAANEFDPLFEDVYDWCELQELDLDTLIHEDGTAQMEINFRHGDALSLADQILIFKRTMREAALKHDVAATFMAKPMTGEPGSAMHLHQSIIDIETGKNVFSNEDGTMSQLFLHHIGGLQKLIPELLPLFAPNVNSFRRFLPDTSAPVNVEWGEENRTVGLRVPDAGPQNRRVENRLPGADANPYLAIAASLLCGYIGMVEGLNPSAPVVGRGYERRNLRLPLTIEDALERMENSATIEKYLGKKFITGYVAVKRAEHENFKRVISSWEREFLLFAV; this is translated from the coding sequence ATGAGTAACAACCTCGACCAGCTCACCGATTGGTTGAAAGACCACAAGATCACAGAAGTCGAATGCATGATCGCCGACTTGACCGGGATCACCCGGGGCAAGATTTCGCCGACCAACAAGTTCATTGCTGAAAAAGGCATGCGCCTGCCCGAGAGCGTTCTGTTGCAGACCGTGACCGGCGACTATGTCGAAGACGACATCTATTACGAACTGCTCGACCCGGCGGACATCGACATGATCTGCCGGCCCGATCAGAACGCGGTTTACCTGGTGCCTTGGTCCATCGAGCCGACCGCCCAGGTGATTCACGACACCTACGACAAGCAAGGCAACCCGATCGAGCTGTCGCCGCGCAACGTGCTCAAGAAAGTGTTGAAACTCTATGCCGACAAAGGCTGGCAGCCGATCGTGGCGCCGGAGATGGAGTTCTACCTGACCAAGCGCAGCGACGACCCGGACTATCCGTTGCAACCGCCGATTGGCCGTTCCGGTCGCCCGGAAATCGGTCGTCAGTCGTTCTCGATTGAAGCGGCAAACGAATTCGATCCGCTGTTCGAAGACGTCTACGACTGGTGCGAACTGCAGGAACTGGACCTCGACACGCTGATCCACGAGGACGGCACGGCGCAGATGGAAATCAACTTCCGTCACGGCGATGCCCTGTCCCTGGCCGACCAGATCCTGATCTTCAAGCGCACCATGCGCGAAGCGGCGCTCAAGCACGATGTGGCGGCCACGTTCATGGCCAAGCCCATGACCGGCGAACCGGGCAGCGCGATGCACTTGCACCAGAGCATCATCGACATCGAAACCGGCAAGAACGTCTTCTCCAATGAAGACGGGACCATGAGCCAACTGTTCCTGCACCACATCGGTGGCCTGCAGAAACTGATCCCCGAGCTGTTGCCGCTGTTCGCGCCCAACGTGAACTCGTTCCGCCGCTTCCTGCCGGACACCTCGGCACCGGTGAACGTGGAGTGGGGCGAAGAGAACCGCACCGTGGGCCTGCGGGTTCCGGATGCCGGGCCACAAAACCGTCGGGTGGAAAACCGCCTGCCGGGCGCCGACGCCAACCCGTACCTGGCGATTGCCGCGAGCCTGCTCTGCGGTTACATCGGCATGGTCGAAGGCCTGAACCCGAGTGCGCCGGTGGTAGGACGTGGCTATGAACGCCGCAACCTGCGCCTGCCACTGACCATCGAAGACGCGCTGGAACGCATGGAAAACAGCGCGACCATCGAGAAATACCTGGGCAAGAAATTCATCACTGGCTACGTCGCGGTCAAGCGGGCCGAGCATGAAAACTTCAAGCGCGTGATCAGTTCGTGGGAGCGGGAATTCCTGCTCTTCGCCGTCTGA
- a CDS encoding polyamine ABC transporter substrate-binding protein, with translation MKALGKKLAGKTLLAMSLMGIMAGAVQADDKVLHVYNWSDYIAPDTIKKFEAESGIKVVYDVFDSNETLEAKLLAGKSGYDIVVPSNNFLAKQIKAGVYQKLDKSKLPNWKNLNTDLLKAVSVSDPGNEHAFPYMWGSIGIGFNAEKVKAALGADAPTNSWDLLFKPENAAKLKSCGISFLDSPTEMIPVALHYLGYPTDSQDKKQLAEAEALFLKIRPSVGYFHSSKYISDLANGNICVAVGYSGDIYQAKSRAAEAGDKVKVSYNIPKEGAGSFYDMVAIPKDAENVEGAYKFMTFLQKPEVMAEITNAVRFPNGNAAATPLVEKEITDDPGIYPPADVLAKLYAIADLPAATQRILTRSWTKIKSGK, from the coding sequence ATGAAGGCATTAGGAAAAAAGCTTGCTGGCAAGACACTCCTCGCCATGTCCCTGATGGGCATAATGGCGGGTGCGGTTCAGGCGGACGACAAGGTGTTGCACGTCTATAACTGGTCCGACTACATCGCTCCGGACACCATCAAGAAGTTCGAAGCCGAGTCGGGCATCAAAGTCGTTTACGACGTATTCGACAGTAACGAAACCCTGGAAGCCAAGTTGCTGGCAGGCAAGTCCGGCTACGACATCGTCGTACCGTCGAACAACTTCCTGGCCAAGCAGATCAAGGCCGGCGTTTACCAGAAGCTGGACAAGTCCAAGCTGCCTAACTGGAAGAACCTGAACACTGACCTGCTCAAAGCGGTATCGGTGAGCGACCCGGGCAACGAGCACGCCTTCCCGTACATGTGGGGTTCGATCGGTATCGGCTTCAACGCCGAGAAGGTCAAGGCTGCGCTGGGTGCCGATGCGCCAACCAATTCCTGGGACCTGCTGTTCAAACCTGAAAACGCCGCGAAGTTGAAATCGTGCGGGATCAGTTTCCTCGATTCGCCAACCGAAATGATTCCGGTGGCGTTGCACTACCTGGGCTATCCAACCGACAGCCAGGACAAAAAACAACTGGCCGAAGCCGAAGCACTGTTCCTGAAGATTCGTCCTTCGGTGGGCTACTTCCACTCGTCCAAGTACATCTCTGACCTGGCCAACGGCAACATCTGCGTAGCCGTGGGTTATTCGGGTGACATCTACCAGGCCAAGTCCCGCGCGGCTGAAGCCGGTGACAAGGTGAAAGTCAGCTACAACATTCCGAAAGAAGGTGCCGGCAGTTTCTATGACATGGTCGCCATCCCTAAAGATGCCGAAAACGTCGAAGGCGCCTACAAGTTCATGACCTTCCTGCAGAAGCCGGAAGTCATGGCCGAAATCACCAACGCCGTGCGTTTCCCGAACGGTAACGCGGCCGCCACCCCATTGGTCGAAAAAGAAATCACCGATGATCCAGGCATCTACCCGCCAGCGGACGTGCTGGCCAAGCTGTACGCGATCGCCGACTTGCCGGCCGCGACCCAGCGGATCCTGACTCGCAGCTGGACCAAGATCAAATCGGGTAAATAA
- a CDS encoding gamma-glutamyl-gamma-aminobutyrate hydrolase family protein, which translates to MSRLPLIGVTICSRQIGLHAYHISGDRYVHARARVAQGVSSTSLSPANRLAPSDILDGPHDILFTACPSNIEPFYLGSPCNVSAAAHDSARPDPLLLTLPLPEWVVVRGNCNGNLYQATPTRQTTPDL; encoded by the coding sequence ATGTCTCGCCTGCCGTTAATCGGCGTCACCATCTGCTCCAGGCAGATCGGTCTGCATGCTTATCACATCAGTGGCGATCGTTACGTCCACGCCAGGGCCCGTGTTGCCCAAGGCGTGTCGTCGACTTCTCTTTCCCCGGCGAACCGGCTGGCTCCGTCCGATATTCTGGACGGTCCGCACGACATTCTCTTTACGGCTTGTCCTTCCAATATAGAACCGTTTTACCTTGGCAGCCCGTGCAACGTGTCGGCCGCTGCTCATGATTCTGCACGCCCTGATCCTCTCTTGCTCACCCTGCCATTACCCGAGTGGGTGGTTGTGCGCGGCAATTGCAATGGCAATCTGTACCAAGCGACGCCCACGCGTCAAACAACGCCTGACTTATAA
- the ssuB gene encoding aliphatic sulfonates ABC transporter ATP-binding protein — protein sequence MTAQQPPRLLRGIPLVVRRLQKTFGSRQVLREIDLHIPAGQFVAVVGRSGCGKSTLLRLLAGLDKPTGGELRAGSAPLGDAREDTRLMFQEARLLPWKKVIDNVGLGLKGHWRPQALEALESVGLADRANDWPAALSGGQKQRVALARALIHQPRLLLLDEPLGALDALTRIEMQQLIERLWQKHGFTVLLVTHDVSEAVAIADRVILIEEGEVGLDLHVELPRPRVRGSHRLAALETEVLNRVLALPGEPPEPEPVSPLPTQLRWAQ from the coding sequence ATGACCGCTCAACAACCTCCACGCCTGCTGCGCGGTATTCCGCTGGTGGTGCGCAGGCTGCAAAAAACCTTCGGCTCGCGGCAGGTACTGCGTGAGATCGATCTGCACATTCCGGCCGGCCAGTTCGTCGCCGTGGTGGGGCGCAGCGGTTGTGGCAAAAGTACCTTGCTGCGGTTGCTCGCCGGTCTCGACAAACCCACGGGTGGTGAATTGCGCGCCGGTTCCGCACCGCTGGGCGATGCGAGGGAAGACACTCGGCTGATGTTCCAGGAAGCGCGTTTGCTGCCATGGAAAAAGGTCATCGACAACGTCGGCCTCGGGCTCAAGGGCCACTGGCGTCCGCAAGCCTTGGAAGCGCTGGAGTCAGTCGGCCTGGCAGATCGCGCCAATGACTGGCCCGCGGCGCTGTCCGGTGGCCAGAAGCAACGTGTGGCCCTGGCCCGCGCGCTGATCCATCAACCGCGGTTGCTGTTGCTCGACGAACCGCTGGGTGCACTGGATGCCCTGACCCGAATTGAAATGCAGCAGCTGATCGAACGGCTCTGGCAGAAGCACGGTTTTACCGTGTTGCTGGTGACCCACGATGTCAGCGAAGCGGTGGCGATTGCCGATCGGGTGATCCTGATCGAAGAGGGCGAAGTCGGTCTCGACCTGCACGTGGAGCTGCCGCGGCCTCGGGTTCGGGGTTCGCATCGGCTGGCGGCGCTGGAAACCGAAGTCCTCAATCGCGTCCTCGCACTGCCCGGCGAACCGCCGGAACCTGAACCTGTTTCACCCTTGCCTACGCAATTGCGTTGGGCTCAATAA
- a CDS encoding TetR/AcrR family transcriptional regulator, with protein sequence MTRTATIRKPRARSQARIDSILDAARTLLAAEGVASLSIYSVAERAEIPPSSVYHFFASVPALLEALTADVHAAFRACLQAPIDHGALDGWRDLSRLVEQRMLAIYDEDAAARQLILAQHGLTEVTQADRQHDIELGDLMHKLFDHHFELPTLPTDVDVFALAMELGDRVYARSVQQHGQITPRMAEEGMRVFDAYLGLYLPPYLPKRAVSA encoded by the coding sequence ATGACGCGCACCGCCACCATTCGCAAACCCCGCGCCCGCAGCCAGGCCCGGATCGATTCGATACTCGATGCCGCCCGCACGCTGCTGGCTGCCGAAGGTGTGGCCAGCCTGTCGATCTACAGTGTCGCCGAACGCGCGGAGATCCCGCCCTCCTCCGTCTACCACTTTTTCGCCAGTGTCCCGGCCCTGCTCGAAGCGCTGACCGCCGACGTCCACGCCGCTTTCCGCGCCTGCCTGCAAGCGCCCATCGACCACGGCGCCCTCGACGGCTGGCGCGACCTGTCGCGGCTGGTGGAACAACGGATGCTCGCGATCTACGACGAGGACGCCGCCGCCCGCCAGTTGATCCTCGCCCAGCATGGCCTGACCGAAGTCACCCAGGCTGACCGTCAGCACGACATCGAATTGGGCGACCTGATGCACAAGCTGTTCGATCATCACTTCGAACTGCCGACGCTGCCGACAGACGTTGATGTGTTTGCGCTGGCCATGGAATTGGGGGATCGGGTGTATGCACGCTCGGTGCAACAGCATGGGCAGATTACGCCGCGCATGGCCGAGGAAGGGATGCGGGTGTTTGATGCGTATCTGGGGTTGTATTTGCCGCCGTATCTGCCGAAGCGCGCCGTTTCAGCCTGA
- the ssuD gene encoding FMNH2-dependent alkanesulfonate monooxygenase, translating to MSLNIFWFLPTHGDGHYLGTAEGARAVDHGYLQQVAQAADRLGFGGVLIPTGRSCEDSWLVAASLIPVTQRLKFLVALRPGIISPTVAARQAATLDRLSGGRALFNLVTGGDPEELAGDGLFLTHEERYQASVEFTRIWRRVLEGETVDYDGQHISVKGAKLLYPPIQQPRPPLYFGGSSEAAQDLAAEQVEMVLTWGEPPAAVAEKIEQVRAKAAKLGRTVRFGIRLHVIVRETNAEAWQAADRLISHLDDDTIARAQASLARFDSVGQQRMAALHGGSRDNLEVSPNLWAGVGLVRGGAGTALVGDGPTVAARVKEYADLGIDTFIFSGYPHLEESYRVAELLFPHLDIERPELPKSAGYVSPFGEMVANDILPKAAPRS from the coding sequence ATGAGCCTCAATATCTTCTGGTTCCTGCCTACCCACGGCGACGGCCATTACCTTGGCACCGCCGAGGGCGCTCGCGCCGTCGATCACGGTTACCTGCAACAAGTTGCGCAAGCGGCGGATCGCCTGGGCTTCGGCGGGGTGCTGATTCCCACCGGCCGCTCGTGCGAAGACTCGTGGCTGGTGGCGGCGTCGCTGATCCCGGTGACCCAGCGTCTGAAATTCCTTGTCGCACTACGCCCCGGGATCATTTCCCCGACGGTGGCCGCGCGTCAGGCCGCGACACTGGATCGCCTGTCCGGCGGTCGTGCGTTGTTCAACCTGGTGACGGGTGGCGATCCGGAAGAACTGGCCGGCGACGGTTTGTTCCTGACGCACGAAGAACGCTATCAAGCCTCGGTGGAATTCACCCGCATCTGGCGTCGTGTACTGGAAGGTGAAACCGTTGATTACGACGGTCAGCACATCAGCGTGAAGGGCGCCAAGTTGCTCTATCCGCCGATCCAGCAACCGCGTCCGCCGCTGTACTTCGGCGGCTCTTCGGAAGCGGCGCAGGACCTCGCGGCAGAGCAAGTGGAAATGGTCCTGACCTGGGGCGAGCCACCGGCCGCTGTTGCCGAGAAAATCGAACAGGTTCGCGCTAAAGCCGCGAAGCTTGGCCGCACGGTGCGCTTCGGGATTCGCCTGCATGTGATCGTTCGTGAAACCAATGCCGAAGCCTGGCAAGCGGCGGACCGACTGATCTCGCATCTGGACGACGACACGATCGCCCGTGCCCAGGCTTCACTGGCGCGCTTCGATTCCGTCGGCCAGCAACGCATGGCGGCATTGCATGGCGGCAGCCGCGACAACCTGGAAGTCAGCCCCAACCTGTGGGCGGGCGTCGGTCTGGTGCGTGGCGGTGCTGGCACCGCGTTGGTCGGCGACGGTCCGACCGTGGCCGCACGCGTGAAGGAATACGCGGACCTGGGCATCGACACCTTCATTTTTTCCGGCTATCCGCACCTCGAAGAGTCCTACCGCGTCGCGGAATTGCTGTTCCCGCATCTCGATATCGAGCGCCCCGAGCTGCCGAAAAGCGCCGGTTACGTCAGTCCGTTCGGCGAGATGGTCGCCAACGACATTCTTCCCAAAGCCGCGCCCCGGAGCTGA
- a CDS encoding polyamine ABC transporter substrate-binding protein produces the protein MPISSLLRNALLVGAGLTFAVSAQAAGTVHIYNWSDYIGETTLADFQKETGIKPVYDVFDSNETLEGKLLAGRTGYDVVVPSNHFLGKQIKAGAFQKLDKSKLPNYSNLDPVLLKRLEQNDPGNLYAVPYLWGTNGIGYNVDKIKAVLGVDKIDSWAAVFEPENIKKLHSCGVAFLDSADEMMPTVLNYMGLNANSTNPEDYKKAEAKLLAVRPYVTYFHSSKYIADLANGDICIAIGFSGDMFQARNRAAEAKKGVNIAYSIPKEGGALWFDMLAIPKDSANVKEAHAFINYLLKPEVIAQVSDYVGYANPNPGSDTLMEQSIRTDEAVYPPQAVLDKTYVSIELPPNIQRLMTRSWTKVKSGK, from the coding sequence TTGCCTATTTCTTCTTTGCTGCGCAATGCCCTGCTGGTCGGCGCCGGGCTGACATTCGCTGTCAGCGCCCAGGCCGCCGGCACTGTGCATATTTATAACTGGTCGGATTACATCGGCGAGACCACCCTGGCCGATTTCCAGAAAGAGACCGGCATCAAGCCGGTGTATGACGTGTTCGACTCCAACGAAACTCTGGAAGGCAAGTTGCTCGCCGGGCGTACGGGTTATGACGTGGTCGTGCCGTCCAATCACTTCCTTGGCAAGCAGATCAAGGCCGGTGCGTTCCAGAAACTCGACAAGTCGAAGTTGCCGAACTACTCGAACCTCGACCCTGTGTTGCTCAAGCGTCTGGAGCAGAACGATCCGGGCAACCTGTACGCCGTGCCGTACCTGTGGGGCACCAACGGCATCGGTTACAACGTCGACAAGATCAAGGCTGTACTGGGCGTCGACAAGATCGATTCCTGGGCGGCGGTATTCGAGCCGGAGAACATCAAGAAGCTGCACAGTTGCGGCGTGGCGTTCCTCGACTCCGCCGATGAAATGATGCCCACCGTCCTCAATTACATGGGCCTCAATGCCAACAGCACCAACCCCGAAGATTACAAGAAGGCGGAAGCCAAGTTGCTGGCCGTGCGGCCTTACGTGACCTACTTCCACTCCTCCAAATACATCGCGGACCTGGCCAACGGCGACATCTGTATCGCCATCGGTTTCTCCGGCGACATGTTCCAGGCCCGCAACCGCGCGGCGGAAGCGAAGAAAGGCGTGAACATCGCCTACTCGATTCCGAAGGAAGGCGGTGCGCTGTGGTTCGACATGCTGGCGATTCCAAAAGACTCGGCCAACGTCAAAGAGGCGCATGCGTTCATCAACTATTTGCTGAAACCTGAGGTGATCGCCCAGGTCAGTGATTACGTCGGCTACGCCAACCCTAACCCGGGGTCGGACACACTGATGGAACAGTCCATTCGCACCGACGAAGCGGTTTATCCACCGCAGGCAGTCCTCGACAAGACTTACGTGTCGATCGAGCTGCCACCAAACATTCAACGTTTGATGACCCGCAGCTGGACCAAGGTCAAGTCGGGCAAATAG